The genomic stretch ACAAGTGAGACTTGTGAGTGAAGTGATCGCAGCCCAAACCGGATACTCTGAAGAAAGTGACTCGATAGACTTGTGTTCCGTTGACTTCTTCCTTGAAACTCAGTGTGCAAGAATGTAAGCATTTTGAGGCAGAAACCTACGAATTACATGTATGCACTAAGCTGCTTCCATCCACCTGTGATATACAGGATGAAACAGATCTCTTCAATGCTTTGAAGTTGTTGAAAAAGGAGAAGCTGCCTTTGTACAGGTTAAAaagttttagaaaaaaattaaaacgtttcatatgaattttatgagtggtgtgttttcacaatttttttgaaTCGGTGTTACATTACTAAATTTCCAGTATGTAGGGTATAGCCCATGCCTCAAACCACAGTTGATAAGTACCGTTATAGAAGGTGCAATGCTGTTAGCACACTTCTTTAATATCCATGATATTCGGTAATCCATAAGGTCCGATAGAATTTCTTACAATGATAGATTGTAGAAGAAATGTTACATGTTACATCTTGAAGGGAGACTTGAATTAAGTCCAGGGTCTCCATAAGGTCCGATAGAGTTTCTTAGAATAATAGATTGTAGAAGAAATGTTACATGTTACACCTTGAAGGGAGACTTGTATTAAGTCCAGGGTCTCCATAAGGTCCGATAGAGTTTCTTAGAATGCCGATAGATTGTAGAAGAAATTTTACATGTTACACCTTGAAGGGAGACTTGTATTAAGTCCAGGGTCTCCATAAGGTCCGATAGAGTTTCTTAGAATGATAGATTGTAGAAGAAATGTTACATGTTACATCTTGAAGGGAGACTTGTATTAAGTCCAGGGTCTCCATAAGGTCCGATAGAGTTTCTTAGAATGATAGATTGTAGAAGAAATGTTACATGTTACATCTTGAAGGGAGACTTGTATTAAGTCCAGGGTCTCCATAAGGTCCGATAGAGTTTCTTAGAATGATAGATTGTAGAAGAAATGTTACATGTTACATCTTGAAGGGAGAATTGTATTAAGTCCAGGGTCTCCATAAGGTCCGATAGAGTTTCTTAGAATGATAGATTGTAGAAGAAATGTTACATGTTACATCTTGAAGGGAGAATTGTATTAAGTCCAGGGTCTCCATAAGGTCCGATAGAATTTCTTAGAATGATAGATTGTAGAAGAAATGTTACATGTTACATCTTGAAGGGAGACTTGTATTAAGTCCAGGGTCTccgtagcctgttccaggctctcagatagtggaGGGGAGGGAACGAGAACGAGCCAAAGAAGTTTATCAGGGATAGGTTTCTTCTTAatcttaaaagaaaagatgTACCAAAACCTTTTTCTGTTAAAATGAACATCACTAGCGATATACTTTaggtattgttttctttctgatCGAACCCAcatcttgatattttgtctGAATTTACGGAACGTTTCCATCTTGGCTGGATCGGAAGAAGGTGTTTTAAAACGATGAAAAGATAAAGCAGTTGTACAATAAAAAGAATATAGGACAGGGTTGACTCGAGGGTATAATACGCATGGAGGCTCCAGGTAATGGGATCCTGTAAATATTTAGAAAGAGACTGTTACTGAGATTGAAAACAAATTCCCTGTAGTAAAATATAAATGACAGTGGCATCTAACTGGTTGATAAGAGAGCGTTTTTTTGGTAACGCTCTCCTTTAGCGTTGGTAGGGTTTCCTTAATTTTATATTGTTTATCACATCGATCATTTGTCAAGACTTGTCTGGTGACAGGTTTTATTCCTCGATCATGTGAGTGGTTAACGTTTCTATTAAAGCTCTAGAATGGTCGTTTTTCCGGTCATGAGAGCGTCGTTTCGTCTCGCCAGTGTAAACGTTGTTAGCAACTCAGCAACACGCTTTGTAAACAATCTTAGATTTTTAGATGGGGGATTAAAATCTTTGTAAGCCAAAAGCAAAGATGATGTCAGGAAGATCTAATGATTCAAATGTTTGTTCATAGTGCACTTAGCTAACAAGCAGTTTCACCGGTGCTCCATTCTAACCACCCTAGGCCCTGGAACGGTCAGCTAGAAAATTTTAGCCTTCCTCAAGCTATAGAAAATTCTAGGCAATTTTTGCTTCTCCTGACGTTCGGTGCCCCTGgtttaaagcaaaaaaaaacaatattgccTTGCCTGAGATAGGTATCTTTGAGGACGTGATACTCGGACGCTTTAAAGACTGACGTTAATTTGTTTACAGCTTGTCAGCACGTTTTCTCTATACTGCTTGCCACGAAAATTTACATAAAAAAGGAAGTTTAACATTTTAACTGATGGAAACCTACAATGGTCCTACATTCACTACGTCTTTTACATAACCTATCTCAGCTGCTGAAAGGCAAGAAAGGCACAATTGAGCATGATTTTTGGGGGGAAATTAATGAATACGTCAAAAACACACTCATGGATGACATTCGGAATGTCCTTATCAATGGCCAAGTGGAAATTCTAATGATCTAATGAAATCCATGCGATGAAGGATGCTGAACTCTTTACACAAAGAAGACTATTTTAACCCTGGAGTCGATCAAAAATTAAGATTAATGAAcctcagtattttttttttaatacctcCAGTTATAAAAATGTTTGCTTTAATAATGTGTTACTCGAGTCGGCTGATTTTTCACTCGACCCATTGTTCTCTCATAAAAGCTGATAACTAAGTTTATTatatccatttagaaatcactggtgatccttgcaacctgattggctctcagcagtgtgatttattcccaaatcgcactattttttgctctcataaatcgcaccatttccccagccaatgagaaaggaacaccaaaacaaaacaaccaatcagaattcaaggcttgtttaaggtaaccaatcaaatagcaagaaaatgaaagacaaagaaaaccattgtgtggcgaattttgcaacttttgttcccaactggatcaataaaatattggtactgatTAAAATTCTGTATTTTAGTGATGAAAtaattgtgtgatttctaaatggatgtaataaagtggtaattgaacttcgtgtcgtgcaagtttggtctgaaatcatacttgtgatttcaaatcgaacaaaatcacacgtatgatttcagaccaaattgcactccactcagttcaattacaaTTATTTacagaattaaaaaacaaaGGACAGAGTAACTATTCATTGGTTGGATTTCGTCCATGTTTTCTGCAATAGACTTCAAATTGCTTTAGTTTATAAATGCTCGCTAGAAAGAGTTACGAACAAGTGGGATTATGAGTAATGAAGATAGATCCTGCGAATTACGAAAAATTGTTCATACAAACAACAaggaattttcattttcagaaTATTTCATAACGTCTtaggaattttttaaaaaacttcaaaatggATAATCCTAGTTAAAATTACTTTGGGTAAATGAGCTGAATTGCATGGAAGTTTACTGATTAAAGAGAGTTATTTTGTCTTGATTAATTTTTCCCGCTTGAGAGTTTTCGCTTGCAGCACAAACCCTTcggattaaaaataaacaacaaataaGCACAAGAAACACGTCCGTTCGCGCTTACGCCTGCCAACGCAAAATGTCAATTAAGGTCCGTCACGAACCCAAATCAAAGGATTAATTAAAAACAAGACCAGTAATTTATCTATTGTCGAGGAAATCTCTTGACATTTCAGTTTCAAGGAAAACAGCAACGACTTTTAATTGGAAAGAGTTGATCAAAACCTGTAAAAGCAAGTTAAATCGAAAATTGGCTGTCAATACCCGCATTCGGTTGGAATAAGAATTCAAGCAGCTATCGATCCTTTATAGATTCCATTAAAGCACCGCTGCTCTTGCAGGTAAACAACGGAACGACTCACGCGTTGACGACCACACTTGaaaattaatttacttttgtttcaaaatttacaGCTTTAAACTGGGTAAACAGCGTTCTTCTTATCAATTCTGTGTAGGCgtacaatttatttttattacgtTTACAGCCTATTGAAATGCGATTTGGATCTACTTTTCCAACGAACCGACATCAATGttctgttgttgctgttgttcctTGCAACACACACTGTACCAATAATTTTACATTGTATTCACAAgcttgaatctgattggctgagaatcTTCATATTCTGGGAATTACAAGGGCAGTGCATCATTGGTCAAGGGCGcctttttccttgtttaaaAAGAAGTAGTTTTGTCGCTTGATTTcccgaaaaaaatgaaataaaaagttaATTGATTTTGCCGTATCCCATGAAAATCAAGAATCAAGCTTcaaccttgattattccggatatgactaaaacctcatccaataattggtTATTAACTCCATCTTAAATCCACATCGTGAATCGAATCTTTTTATTATTGTCATGTAAAAAAggtaaatagtaataataatatgaataaATATGCGAGAACATGAACTGAACTAAAACGTCCAAACGCTAAACAAAGTACATCAAggcataaaataaaaaaatgtaaaaattcaAAGCCGTTTTAATTGAGTTATATATTCTCTTGAAGCATATGCAAGGAAGTACAATTCTTATAAAGTCAACTGTGAAAAATTCTTCTAACTGTTAATTGCATAAATTTTCGTCCCGATAATACTCTTTTTCGAATGTGATTCTTGAACCGTGAAAAAAATGGGCGCCTCTGATATATTGAGGAGTCCTATTCCCTTGTGGCCATAGAGAGTTCAAATTTTCCTTTGATGTTCGGTTGCTCTGTATGCGTGACACTGTTTGACAACGTAAGCTCtcatataacaaagttagcaaattaTTCCATGTTTTCGTTCTTGAAATCTTAACTATGTATTCACAGTAGCCTAGTCATCTCACCCCTTCCAACGCCCCTGGCGATTTCTTCATCGTTTTTCCTCCACCCCAATGTACAATTGAACAACTTGTCTTTtattctttcttctctttacaTTCCAATCACGGGGACAAATTTGCCTGCAGATCGGGTGCTTCTGGTTCGAACCCGGTCTGAAACACAATTGGTTTTGTCTTCTGTGGTCCCTGAATTCCAATCTACTTCGCCTTGTTAAATCCAACCTTGTCCCGTCCTTTCCGATGGGTTTTTTAAAacgctgattttttttttttttttttaataaaccgTTATTTTCTACGCATGCCATTCAAGCTGCAAGCTTTAAATAGCCTTCATCGAGTCCAAACTTTTGTTTGGGAACTGACTTTTCCTCCTCATCAATCATTCCTCTGTGCCGGTCGAACCGCTTCACTATGGTCGGCCTTGCCGTTGCCTTCCCGTCAAGCGCAGCAGCAGTATACCCAGCATCTTTCGTATTTGTTGGCTCCGGTACGTGTAAATAAGCGGGTTGACAATGCTATTACTATAGTGCATCCATTTAACAAAGTCCAAGAGGGAAGTAAAGCCACTTCCCTCATCAGGGAGGCTCGCACGATAAAATGAATATAGCATGGTAACAACGAAAAACGGTAGCCAAGCCAACAGGAATAAAACCGCTACAATAACCACTGTCATCGCCGTTCGCTTCTCTTGTTGCACGTTTATTCTTAATGAAGACCTTGCGCTGGTACTCTTCCAAAAATTGCTCATACTTCTCACGCGAATGTAAATACTGCTGTATGCAGCAATTATAACAATCACTGGGATGACGAAGCCGGCTGTAAATGATAAGACACTACGATATTCTTGCTCCCATGAAGGGCTTAACGGTAAAGAGTAGAAAACCGTGATGATGAGCGAGTAACTCCATACAGCAAGAATCATTGAGTAGAAGCGAGTGAATGAACTTGCCTTGTGCTTTATGGGCCAACAGATGGCATACTGTCGTTCTATGGCGATGGCTACAAGATTGGAAATAGACGCTAGCGCACTGAAAACGTCAAAACTTCGATGAAAATCCACAACTTTTTGGTTTGGTTCGACGGAAGAGGTAAAATAAGGGAACGAAAGGATGTAGATCCATAGAGGGATGGACACAGCACCCACCATGAGATCAGAGACTGCCAGGCTCACGAAGAAAATGTTTATAGCACGGCGGGTACGGACTCTTTTAAACGCAACAATAACGAAAGTGTTTCCAACGATAACCAGCAATGCAAGCAAAATATACAATGCCATAAAAGCAATGACCAAATTCTTTGATCTATGGACCACGATACCTTGAGAATCACTTTCATTTGCAACTACTGTACCCTTTAACGGATGACTTTGATCCATTATTTCGTTCTTGGACGTCAGCTTTTTCGTCCCAAACCTGTAATTATATACCCAATCGGCTAACCCTTAAATACGTATAACCTATATGATCTATTGTTTGCTCTTTCAGTGTATATACATACTTTTAATTGCCGGTCTTCGCAATATCACCATAACCAAAGTGGTGTTCCGTCATGACCCGCTTGTCCACTTCAGAAATCGGActtcattttttccaaaatctatTGAACATTAAAGCTGGTTCCGCGAAACTCTTTTCTCGCCCGCTATTCTCTAGCTTgcaaattaatttctttgttcaaTGATCAGTTTAAATGAATCTGACATACGACTCCTgtcatttaattttaattccACGTGCAAATATTTGCTTTTGACTTAATGCAACATCTAGCTGTcgtaatttatttgaaaaagatCTATTGACCTCGCCAAATTGTGTCATTTTGCTGTTTtcacttcttcttttttttgttgctaaAGGCGACTTTGTTTGAGCTGGAAACAAGTACACTGAACATTCAAGGTGGCTTTCCTGACGTCGTCGTGTAAGTACTTGGGTATGAGCTTCcttgaaaaaaatcattaaCTTCGAAGTTATTCTCAACATGATATCAGAACACCTGTTCTCTTTGCTTTTTGCCAAGGATGATCAATAGatacaatattttacaatttGTATTCTATAATAGAAAGAAATTGCATTGGcgtagtgtaaaatgaatatGCCTTCATTAGCGTGTAACAAAATGCCGTCTTTACAACAATAGCTAAACATTTTTCGACGTTAAACTAGCTACGAAAACTGAGTGATCTAGTAGTTGTTGCGTTTGGTTTCATCTATGTGTAAATGCGGCATACCTTACACTCTTAGTAACAGGCTTCCTAGGCTTAGAGCTTCCAAATAAGGTAATCattgtgacgtcaaatgtcGTCATATACCCTATAAGTCAAGATGAGAACCAGTGATACTGATGAGTCGCGTCATTAAATCGAATTGAAAGTCACCCAATTTATCTGCCATTACAACGCCGCATTAATAGTAATATTCCCAATTATGTCGTAGAAAGTTCGTAATAGGATGATATACCGCAAAGTTTTATCGTTAAGAAGCAAAGTTCAAGTGCAAAGTTAGTAGCTGGCCAGCATTGGATAGCTCCGTTAATACAAATttaattgactttcttgacaaCGACGTTGCCATGGGATATTTCTCTACGTGTGCCAGGTCAGAGAGAGCCAAACGCACTTGCAGAATTATCAGTTCTTTAAAAGGGTATTAATTTATGTCGtcattcaacttttccttttaaGCCTCAGCACAAAGAAACAGCGAAAAGGACTACTGCTCCCGGGCGGAACAAAACTAGATACTGATCAAGTAGTTTGAAACATTAATTAAATCCTGCTTTTAAGGCCAACAAAAGCAACATAAGTAATATGTTCATGTTTTTTTATAACATGTAAAGCCTTCAGCGCTCAGCCGCTTAGACAATATCTTCGTCAGTGTGCATGCTTCTGTCGTGTTCTATGCTAGTCCTTATGTTACTGAGACTTAAATGAGAATTCGAGTTCCATGGCTTGTTTGTCCTCTGTCATATTTCATAATATTTTGTGCTGTTTTCTTATACAACTCTTAAAATTAAACGCACACTTATCAAGGTGTTTTCATCATGCATTATGAGGATTTCGTTTTTCCTCGGTTTTGGCAAATCCTACTCAATTCTCTTTTTCGTGATCTCTTCCACGGTTCCTCAACCGATCGGAAATCTCCTCTTGATTTCTCTCTGTTTTTGCATACGTTGCCTTTGCTGCACTTTTATACTAACAATAATCAGCTCGCCAATTCAATGAAGAGAAGCCCGTTATCAGTTTCGATTGTTTTCCCAAAGCATGCATTTTGAATGGTTCAGGTTTAAAAtctgatttattttttgtggTGCTGCTTAAACGACAGGAGATCACTGCACTTGTTTTGGACCACGTTTTCCCAATAATAGGCTGTCGAATCGGGATTCTCTATCACTGATACCTTTTTTCCAGATATTTCCACACCTTGTACGAAAAACACTCGCATCATTCAATAAAGATTATTCTTTTCACATCAAGTGAGAACACGTTAGGGTTCGTCTTTGTTCAGTGCTTATTGCCTGTCTCTGATTTAGTTCAAAAATAGAGTGGGTCTGATAAAAAAAACCGAAACTACCCAGAGTCGTATGATTCCGAGAAAAATTTAAAAGGCTacaagaatacaaaaaaaatggttttctcATTGGAAACGCAGGCTTGCTTTTTGTCTGATCCATCGAGTTTTCTTCCTCTCGCGGATTAATAACGTAATCTTTCATTACAATAATTACGTTGGTTGGTACTGTTTTTCTGGTCATGCGAATCAGCGGCGATGAAATCCAATTCAGCGAGGTGTCTCAGACTTTCATGTCTTCCATCAAGCTAATAGAAAACCGCCGAAACCTTCTGAAATGCTCGTAGGGAGATGTTGACGGTGCCATTACCATAAATATGAATGACAACACTTAGTGATATCACAAACGTCTTTGAAACTACCTTAGTGACTTGTAAGTTGAgttatttttcaaaagaaaaaagaaacagcttCTTTTTAGCGAGAAGGGATTTTTAATATTTGTAATCAGAAGAGTTTGACAAGCTATTTAACAGACAGGTTTTTGCAGGTAATAATTGTATCGGTTGCCGCAATGCCATTTTTGTCTAACGATTAAGATTTGCGACGCATTAGCGAAAACGCGATCCTTTAAGCAAGAGAGTTGACCAAATAAAATTGGCCGTTCAGTGATCACATGAAATGTGCACTGACTCTCCCAAGACATTTCTTACAATATGTAAAAACACTTTTCTTGAATTCTAGTCCAGGACTGGTGAAACAGCCTGAATCAGCAAGTGAAAAGTGTTCGCTTGGATACGTTTCGGTGATCATTATCACCGGTCACtgcatttcttgaaacaaacatATCTTGACTATAGAAATATTTAAAAGATTCTTAGGGGAAAATTACTGAGCATCTTCAAGATACACAACTTTAAATGTGATATCCTAGAACTTGTCAAGATACTTTTGATGAAACATTGTAAAAGCTTAGAGAGAAGAAGGTGTGAGTCACTGTGCGCTATGGTCTCTAACAAATGTGTCCATTCATGCTGGCCTCGTTGACATCAGCCGGGCACATCCATTGCTTCACAAAAATAACGCgattttaatcatttttataaAGGAAGGCTGTGTGATATCTCGTACTTCAATCCATTGTTTGGTCACCTTTTTGTATCAGAACAAACCATAAAATCTATTTCAGTGGCTTTACTTCAATTTGGATAATTATGTGCTGTCGTATCCGGTATGGCTCCCTCTTgcgaaaaattaattaaattgccAAGCGCTTCCCTTAAATTTTTCCACTTG from Montipora capricornis isolate CH-2021 chromosome 12, ASM3666992v2, whole genome shotgun sequence encodes the following:
- the LOC138026869 gene encoding D(1B) dopamine receptor-like isoform X2 is translated as MDQSHPLKGTVVANESDSQGIVVHRSKNLVIAFMALYILLALLVIVGNTFVIVAFKRVRTRRAINIFFVSLAVSDLMVGAVSIPLWIYILSFPYFTSSVEPNQKVVDFHRSFDVFSALASISNLVAIAIERQYAICWPIKHKASSFTRFYSMILAVWSYSLIITVFYSLPLSPSWEQEYRSVLSFTAGFVIPVIVIIAAYSSIYIRVRSMSNFWKSTSARSSLRINVQQEKRTAMTVVIVAVLFLLAWLPFFVVTMLYSFYRASLPDEGSGFTSLLDFVKWMHYSNSIVNPLIYTYRSQQIRKMLGILLLRLTGRQRQGRP